A genome region from Mugil cephalus isolate CIBA_MC_2020 chromosome 13, CIBA_Mcephalus_1.1, whole genome shotgun sequence includes the following:
- the sdhaf4 gene encoding succinate dehydrogenase assembly factor 4, mitochondrial produces MSLLRLSASNCRRVVSQSLSGPSLYTGSLRAASGAVKDKEPLKKAQTPQGRFDSTEDKTGNVLEKFPDDVNPVTKEKGGPRGPEPTRYGDWERKGRCVDF; encoded by the exons ATGTCTCTGCTGAGGTTAAGCGCTTCAAACTGCAGACGTGTTGTGTCTCAGAGTCTCTCCGGGCCCTCGCTCTACACAG GAAGCCTCCGGGCAGCCAGCGGAGCGGTGAAGGACAAGGAGCCTCTGAAGAAGGCTCAAACCCCGCAGGGCCGGTTTGACAGCACAGAGGACAAGACTGGAAATGTCCTGGAAA AGTTCCCTGATGACGTGAACCCAGTAACCAAAGAGAAAGGAGGTCCTCGTGGTCCAGAGCCCACCCGCTACGGAGACTGGGAGAGGAAGGGCCGCTGTGTCGACTTCTAG